From a region of the Halanaerobium hydrogeniformans genome:
- a CDS encoding protein-L-isoaspartate(D-aspartate) O-methyltransferase, translating to MSVNFTKLREKMVKTQIIRRGIKDGKIIEAFKNVAREEFVDSKYKDDAYNDSPLPIDKGQTISQPYIVAYMIEKLNLSEEDKVLEIGTGSGYAAAILAQIVEEVYTIERFEILAEKASQRFKKLGYNNIKVKVGDGTLGWGEYAPYDGIVVSAAAPHVPEELKEQLAENGKIIIPVGEKTGVQQLKLITKSKENTFKEENLDYVRFVPLTGENGWS from the coding sequence ATGAGTGTTAATTTCACAAAACTTCGCGAAAAAATGGTTAAGACCCAGATTATAAGAAGAGGAATTAAAGATGGAAAAATAATTGAAGCTTTTAAAAATGTAGCCAGGGAAGAATTTGTAGATAGTAAATATAAAGATGACGCTTATAACGATTCTCCTCTACCAATAGATAAGGGGCAAACTATTAGTCAGCCCTATATTGTAGCCTATATGATCGAAAAACTTAATTTGAGTGAAGAAGATAAAGTGTTAGAAATTGGTACTGGTTCTGGTTATGCGGCCGCAATATTAGCTCAAATAGTTGAAGAGGTTTACACTATAGAAAGATTTGAAATCCTGGCTGAAAAGGCATCTCAAAGATTTAAAAAACTGGGTTATAATAACATAAAAGTTAAAGTAGGAGATGGTACATTAGGATGGGGAGAATATGCTCCCTATGATGGGATTGTAGTATCTGCTGCTGCTCCTCATGTTCCTGAAGAATTAAAAGAGCAGTTAGCTGAAAATGGGAAAATAATTATTCCTGTAGGTGAGAAAACTGGAGTTCAGCAGCTAAAGTTAATCACTAAAAGTAAAGAAAATACTTTTAAAGAGGAAAATTTAGATTATGTAAGATTTGTTCCTTTAACTGGGGAAAATGGCTGGAGCTAA